A genomic window from Maylandia zebra isolate NMK-2024a linkage group LG20, Mzebra_GT3a, whole genome shotgun sequence includes:
- the plekhn1 gene encoding uncharacterized protein plekhn1: MGSSMSCVPQHNFRFSSKSFIRRNSSRLFRKYNPQEGQEKSNSIINILCTVTPRKEMSPKDLQTIENIKWDPPFAYDPISGWKKSSINVKNYGRMIHSSKVRFRFLHCQDIHDCYLDLFQTHLHFVSNNTTGLTYQGTLPLKELTICSLQQNCNHSQPQEFAFQINGVSLNPIIVYFANQEEMDMWFGLLRENIEANGGNATSPENYTRVRLNKDNSLEGREELRNSINREPIHEWEGSQRDSLGTITYVTKVRLQHLPCLEQNDRLLVMYPSTLIILSEENDGLFYKGKLPLNMITVTTPCQDVKPNTFMIEGKMINPIVVSCLDRTEFCDWIQQFKAADVPVLSPPPPVYDIIYTPTKTEAPQFDRWSGHSQGRMESVKSSQPPSGRGSRNLQFPILDENPLTPGYSEPRCYSSSRPSSTETAQLGSRSNSISSHTRPERDLRPLSVRYSSPQHSSYLQPAESSKLSQLYSIPYSAQHRASPQRLEKAPLVKSNSWSTPQTSLKYSLDISQRHSDMCAPRQPLSPLYDEPCTPEIYSLEEARPVPRLWQQLNQQQYHHQEPQMLPSSFQLHDPPMGGRGRRSLVLTNSQGHALDLEMDTPENQAQQRAEAVSRLKLLPVPGQMQEQILHPSSSARKPAQMHYGYSPGRNSYLEPAEPDDQEVDYDNIWEFDCDTGMIQPTAGISTDWTGLDFGARGLGAMATPQRWS, from the exons ATGGGGAGCAGTATGTCATGTGTCCCCCAGCACAACTTCAGATTCTCCAGCAAGAGTTTCATACGCAGAAACAG CAGTCGCTTGTTTCGCAAGTATAATCCCCAGGAGGGACAGGAGAAGTCCAACAGCATCATAAATATCCTCTGCACTGTCACCCCGAGGAAG GAAATGTCCCCTAAAGATCTGCAGACGATAGAAAACATCAAATGGGATCCTCCGTTTGCTTACGACCCGATCAGCGGCTGGAAGAAGAGCAGCATCAATGTGAAGAATTATGGACGGATGATTCACAGCTCCAAAGTTCGTTTCCGCTTCCTCCACTGTCAG GATATACACGACTGCTACCTGGATCTGTTCCAGACACACCTTCATTTTGTTTCCAACAACACAACCGGACTGACATACCAG GGGACTCTTCCGTTGAAAGAGCTCACTATCTGCAGCCTGCAGCAGAACTGCAATCACAGCCAACCCCAGGAATTTGCCTTTCAAATAAACG GCGTCAGCTTGAATCCCATCATCGTCTACTTCGCCAACCAAGAAGAAATGGACATGTGGTTTGGGCTGCTCAGAGAAAACATTGAAGCTAATGGAGGAAATGCAACGTCACCAGAAAACTACACTAGAGTGAGA CTCAACAAGGACAACTCTCTCGAGGGAAGAGAGGAGCTGAGAAATTCCATCAACAGAGAGCCAATCCACGAGTGGGAAGGCTCACAGCGAGACAGCCTGGGCACCATCACCTATGTCACTAAGGTGCGACTGCAGCACCTGCCCTGCCTG GAGCAGAATGACAGGCTGCTGGTGATGTACCCATCGACCCTGATCATCCTATCAGAGGAGAACGACGGGCTCTTCTATAAG GGAAAACTTCCGCTCAACATGATTACAGTGACCACGCCCTGTCAAGACGTCAAGCCCAACACCTTCATGATTGAAG GCAAGATGATCAACCCCATAGTGGTGTCCTGTCTGGACAGGACCGAGTTCTGCGACTGGATCCAGCAGTTCAAAGCTGCTGACGTGCCTGTTCTCAGCCCCCCGCCTCCCGTCTATGACATCATCTACACCCCGACGAAGACAGAG GCCCCTCAGTTTGACAGGTGGAGTGGACACAGCCAAGGAAGAATGGAGTCTGTTAAGTCTAGCCAGCCCCCAAGTGGACGAGGATCCCGAAACCTTCAGTTCCCAATTCTTGACGAGAACCCTCTCACCCCTGGGTACTCCGAGCCTCGTTGT TACAGTTCCAGCCGTCCTTCTTCGACTGAGACTGCCCAGCTAGGCAGCAGAAGCAATAGCATATCTTCCCACACGAGGCCCGAGCGTGACCTACGACCTTTGTCGGTGCGCTACTCATCCCCTCAGCACAGCTCCTACCTCCAGCCTGCAGAGAGCTCCAAGCTGTCTCAGCTCTACAGCATACCCTACTCTGCCCAGCACCGGGCCAGCCCGCAGCGGTTGGAGAAAGCTCCACTTGTCAAG TCTAACAGCTGGAGCACTCCTCAGACATCCCTGAAGTACTCCCTTGACATCTCCCAGCGCCACTCGGATATGTGTGCCCCACGACAACCCTTGTCGCCTCTCTACGATGAGCCCTGCACCCCCGAAATCTACTCCTTGGAAGAGGCCAGGCCAGTG CCGCGGCTCTGGCAACAGCTGAATCAACAGCAGTACCACCACCAGGAACCCCAGATGCTGCCCTCCTCCTTCCAGCTCCACGACCCTCCTATGGGTGGACGCGGCAGGAGAAGCCTGGTCCTGACCAACTCCCAGGGCCACGCTCTGGACCTGGAGATGGACACACCTGAGAACCAAGCGCAGCAGAGAGCAGAGGCTGTGTCGAGGCTAAAGCTGCTGCCTGTGCCAGGTCAAATGCAAGAGCAG ATACTTCACCCGTCGAGCTCTGCCAGAAAGCCTGCTCAGATGCATTATGGTTACTCACCAG GTCGCAATTCATACCTCGAACCCGCAGAACCAGATGACCAGGAAGTAGACTATGACAACATTTGGGAGTTCGACTGTGATACAGGAATGATCCAGCCAACGGCTGGAATTTCAACAGACTGGACAGGATTAGACTTCGGGGCCAGAGGGCTTGGTGCCATGGCAACACCACAGAGATGGTCATAA
- the perm1a gene encoding uncharacterized protein perm1a: MEEFEYSVEICDRDWERFFAECEECNLLPPSLAGLEDSGMSDIDDTGSVLAMRAQRVDLTAGFSETDRPIDGPPHCEGSPVEHYLSKHGIGGMESVLSGSEEDIHLQSVNMFFERLKSLTEPEPSRVNFGKNSEAIQETERCSEGQQASRDALPKNIQKLNFLPARGETAVGKESKRPVDTIRKTNTLRKVHSDPSISLQHAASNSVLNTNKSTETELFIREEACTEPRVSDVQQWNRDSLCTAVCSVTTPNKVQTCALLHDFKEEELLKHLCKKCATDLASDLDMANIKWQEDQTPIVSQSDTACSNKAVIQESPSASMKRKRRKKRRLSVEQGEGGHGYERQVLVKPSDSEEEQCPSKAGTGLCFSEDIKSFYLNEPQKNLTSLLTPYSMTSSSFPVIISSNPPCDSQHQYLSESVGRQRRSTDTSDNNSANNSSATTLSQTDDSATSAPNSSATVATNSEVCSESQEEKSAGLKMYPKLSVLMTVGEYGKPDMGRESQSGDIKVEGRHSVTSPENEQNLTSAVEVKAVTHSLLSSSESNATSVEVGQNDRQPAAKSVLAVEAGNSGGDEPTLCPSEAEPQQQLEKEFHNTDQYSGTMANTDYSPPTASTLKGLLTKPLQLKTSACKVISAQFTSDSFNPSPDESFLSKSSPCIGVNTECLLEVHTSPKLDISEKSTETLAASQITSKSQAETKSPVSEDVLTSLSDITNVSSCGTLNTESRSNGNIRDMPASFCSSVSEQESGGHGGKKGDEKSGLKSPDSVCELLGKAEDAILVPEAECKPERVLNPVFAMSSFWSEMEKLTINDILGLRMISKAAPPSSLPPLQENEEMADSGFFTQIDESTPEQTTEDASGFPDAVESCFNPNSAANFSPSRSVLWESESAHVSRSADIYPENVMLTSVSDTSRPFLSEKAEKSLRKISKNISVHNLRALESESFSYTQKCETLQTVDEGESQKAEYVLPKQDKGTDPLPSSLTDSYSISLIDIFQYFFGGKQTAPSQPAADNLTTFYDDGNSVPETYDHFFSEFDTENFFYPLIATEDETKDKPVPIFSSSRSANRKFQFPEAYDYFFASSSSSDESESDEEDNTGPVRVFTRFSRKASSSHISKDMYDDFFAENNLRQNFFWKTTFSFRNINFSASTVQNQASHSLSLVPARQRGGSHARTVSSLNALGNEDVMFPDPLLYHFEDRVVSQLAQQPFRYEDLQTAVSNPRLDAPFLPLKQSDMCLVCIAFASWVLKTANPQVGDAWKAVLLANVSALSAIRYLRKYVKAEAAGCEMKLHRRALPAPSPLGL, encoded by the exons ATGGAAGAGTTTGAATACAGTGTGGAAATCTGTGACCGTGACTGGGAGCGCTTCTTTGCAGAGTGCGAGGAGTGTAATCTGCTTCCTCCATCGCTAGCAGGTCTCGAAGATTCGGGGATGAGTGACATCGATGACACGGGGTCTGTTCTTGCCATGAGGGCTCAGAGAGTCGATCTAACCGCAGGCTTTTCTGAGACTGACCGCCCTATCGATGGGCCGCCACACTGTGAGGGCTCTCCTGTGGAACACTACCTCAGCAAACACGGCATAGGAGGGATGGAGAGCGTCCTCTCGGGCAGCGAGGAGGATATCCACCTGCAGTCCGTCAATATGTTTTTTGAAAGGCTGAAAAGTCTGACAGAGCCTGAGCCAAGCCGAGTGAACTTTGGAAAAAACAGTGAGGCAATACAAGAGACGGAGCGGTGCAGCGAAGGGCAGCAGGCCAGTAGAGATGCACTGCCAAAAAACATCCAAAAGTTAAACTTTCTGCCTGCCAGGGGTGAAACAGCAGTTGGCAAAGAGAGCAAGAGGCCTGTCGACACCatcagaaagacaaacacactgagaaaagtGCACTCTGACCCCAGCATTTCCTTGCAACATGCAGCCAGTAACTCAGTACTCAACACTAACAAATCAACTGAAACTGAGTTATTCATCAGAGAGGAAGCCTGCACAGAACCCAGAGTCAGCGACGTACAGCAGTGGAATCGTGACTCACTGTGCACGGCCGTCTGCTCAGTGACCACACCAAACAAGGTGCAGACATGCGCACTTCTACATGACTTTAAAGAGGAAGAATTGTTGAAACACCTCTGTAAAAAGTGTGCCACTGATTTAGCCAGTGATTTGGACATGGCAAATATTAAATGGCAGGAAGACCAAACTCCTATTGTTTCACAGTCAGACACAGCATGTTCAAACAAAGCAGTGATCCAAGAATCTCCGTCTGCTTccatgaagaggaagaggagaaagaagagacggcTCAGTGTGGAGCAAGGCGAAGGTGGGCACGGATACGAGAGGCAGGTTTTAGTCAAGCCGAGCGACTCGGAGGAGGAGCAGTGCCCGTCAAAAGCAGGAACAGGTCTCTGCTTTTCTGAGGATATCAAGTCGTTTTATTTAAACGAACCACAGAAAAATCTCACATCTCTTCTAACACCATATTCAATGACCAGCAGCAGTTTCCCGGTGATTATATCTTCTAATCCTCCATGTGATAGTCAGCACCAATATTTGTCAGAGAGTGTGGGCAGGCAGAGGAGGAGTACAGATACATCCGACAATAATTCAGCAAACAATAGCTCAGCGACTACACTGAGTCAAACTGATGACAGTGCAACGTCTGCACCAAACAGCAGTGCTACTGTGGCAACAAACTCAGAGGTTTGCAGCGAGTCGCAGGAAGAAAAATCAGCTGGACTGAAAATGTATCCTAAACTGTCAGTTTTAATGACAGTAGGTGAATATGGTAAACCAGACATGGGCAGAGAAAGTCAGAGCGGGGACATAAAAGTCGAGGGGCGTCACTCCGTCACTTCACCTGAAAATGAACAGAATCTCACATCTGCTGTAGAGGTCAAAGCAGTAACTCATAGTCTTTTATCGAGCTCAGAGTCAAATGCTACTTCTGTGGAAGTCGGCCAAAATGACAGACAACCCGCCGCTAAGTCAGTCCTGGCTGTGGAGGCTGGAAATTCTGGCGGGGACGAGCCCACACTGTGTCCCAGTGAGGCTGAGCCCCAACAACAGCTGGAAAAGGAGTTTCACAACACAGACCAATATAGCGGCACAATGGCAAACACCGACTATTCTCCACCTACAGCCTCGACTTTAAAAGGCTTGCTCACAAAACCTCTGCAATTAAAAACTTCTGCCTGCAAAGTTATCAGCGCTCAATTTACATCTGATAGTTTTAATCCCTCGCCCGATGAAAGCTTTCTGTCTAAAAGTTCACCCTGTATAGGTGTGAATACAGAGTGTCTTCTTGAGGTTCACACCTCACCCAAATTAGATATTTCAGAGAAAAGCACAGAAACACTAGCGGCATCACAGATAACAAGCAAGAGTCAAGCAGAAACCAAATCACCCGTGTCTGAAGATGTACTAACAAGTCTTTCAGATATCACAAATGTATCATCCTGCGGTACTCTGAACACAGAGTCACGGTCAAATGGAAATATCAGAGACATGCCAGCAAGTTTCTGTTCATCTGTCAGCGAGCAAGAGTCTGGAGGTCATGGAGGAAAAAAGGGGGACGAGAAATCTGGACTCAAGAGCCCAGACTCAGTGTGCGAGTTGTTGGGAAAAGCGGAAGATGCCATCTTGGTACCCGAAGCTGAATGTAAACCTGAACGGGTGCTGAATCCAGTGTTTGCTATGTCTTCCTTTTGGAGTGAGATGGAGAAGCTGACAATAAACGACATTCTGGGTTTGAGAATGATCAGCAAAGCTGCTCCACCCAGCTCCCTCCCACCGTTACAGGAAAACGAGGAGATGGCAGATTCAGGCTTTTTCACTCAAATAGACGAGTCCACACCCGAGCAAACGACCGAGGACGCCTCTGGTTTCCCCGATGCTGTAGAATCATGTTTTAATCCTAATAGCGCGGCCAATTTTTCCCCTTCACGAAGTGTTTTATGGGAGAGTGAATCAGCCCACGTGAGCCGAAGTGCTGATATTTACCCTGAAAATGTGATGCTGACATCTGTGAGCGACACTTCTCGACCTTTCCTCTCAGAAAAGGCTGAAAAGTCCCTCCGAAAGATTTCCAAAAATATCAGCGTGCACAACTTACGTGCACTCGAGTCTGAGTCATTTAGCTACACGCAGAAATGTGAAACTTTACAAACAGTAGATGAAGGAGAATCTCAGAAAGCAGAGTATGTCTTGCCTAAGCAAGACAAAGGCACAGATCCTCTGCCTTCCTCTCTGACAGACAGTTACAGCATCTCTCTCATAGATATATTTCAGTACTTCTTTGGAGGGAAACAAACTGCTCCCAGCCAACCAGCTGCAGATAACTTAACCACCTTCTACGATGACGGGAATTCAGTCCCTGAAACGTATGATCATTTTTTCTCTGAGTTCGACACAGAAAACTTCTTCTATCCGCTCATCGCAACTGAAGATGAGACCAAAGACAAGCCAGTTCCTATCTTTTCCAGCTCTCGCTCAGCTAACAGAAAATTCCAGTTCCCGGAAGCTTATGATTATTTCTTTgcctcatcatcctcatctGACGAGTCGGAATCCGATGAGGAGGATAACACCGGTCCTGTCAGGGTATTTACCAGGTTCAGCCGCAAGGCGAGCTCATCTCATATTTCTAAAGACATGTATGATGATTTCTTTGCAGAGAACAACCTCAGACAAAACTTCTTCTGGAAAAcaacattctccttcaggaacATAAATTTTTCAGCATCTACAGTCCAAAACCAGGCGTCGCACTCTCTGTCTCTCGTACCTGCGAGACAAAGGGGCGGTTCTCATGCAAGGACAGTTTCTTCTCTGAATGCACTGGGAAATGAAGACGTGATGTTTCCTGATCCACTGCTCTACCACTTTGAGGACAGGGTAGTCAGCCAACTAGCACAGCAGCCTTTCAGATACGAAGACCTGCAGACGGCCGTTTCAAATCCAA GGTTGGATGCCCCATTCCTGCCgctcaaacagtcagacatgTGTCTGGTTTGCATTGCGTTTGCCTCGTGGGTGCTGAAGACTGCAAATCCTCAAGTCGGAGATGCTTGGAAGGCTG TTCTGCTGGCCAATGTAAGTGCCCTGTCAGCCATTCGATACCTGCGTAAGTACGTCAAAGCGGAGGCGGCCGGCTGTGAAATGAAACTGCACCGCAGGGCGCTGCCTGCTCCTTCACCTCTCGGCCTCTAA